In Pseudomonadota bacterium, one DNA window encodes the following:
- a CDS encoding 2Fe-2S iron-sulfur cluster-binding protein, translating into MSGSFTVTMEESGVQFSCSDSERVLIAMEHQGFKHIPVGCRGGGCGACRVFVVRGQYRTRKMSRAQVSESEEQAGYALACRLIPEGDLTLRLAGDGSGV; encoded by the coding sequence GTGAGCGGCAGCTTCACTGTCACCATGGAGGAATCAGGCGTTCAGTTCTCCTGCTCGGACAGCGAGCGTGTGCTGATCGCCATGGAGCATCAGGGCTTCAAGCATATTCCAGTTGGCTGTCGGGGCGGTGGTTGCGGCGCTTGCCGAGTGTTTGTCGTGCGAGGTCAATACCGCACGCGCAAGATGAGCCGGGCGCAAGTAAGTGAATCCGAGGAACAGGCGGGTTACGCGCTCGCCTGCCGGCTGATCCCAGAGGGCGATCTCACGCTGAGGCTTGCGGGTGATGGGTCGGGTGTGTGA